GGGGGGCGATGTCGCCCACGAAGATGACGAAGCTGGGCGCGGGCTGCTCAGGGGTCGCGTTGTTGTAGAGATTGGTGATCCAGGCCTTGATCGAGGCGGTCGTGGTGCCCACCTCGGGCGTCCCGGTGACGCCGACGACGGTCTTGAAGCCGCGGCGAGTCTTCCAGTCGACGAACGCGTCCAGGTAGGGCGCGAACTCGGGCGGCGTCACGATGACCAGCGTGACGAGGTCCCGCACGCGGTCGGGGTAGCTGTCGTGCAGGCCGCGAGCGCCCTCGAGGCGCTCGTAGACCGGGGCGAAGAAGGGGCTCGCCGTGAGCGCCTTCAGCCGTGCCTCGGCGACGGGATCGCCGCCCGCGAAGTCGACGCGGAACTCGACGCTCTCGGCCACGCGCAGCCGCTTGGCCTCGGGGTAGTAGCTGACCGGCGAGACCTCGAGCCGGCCGACGCGGGCGCCGCGGAGCTGCCCGCAGTCCACGACGGCGACCAGGTCGCGCGCCACGGGCTCGGCCCGGTAGGCGGCGGGATCGTAGCGGAAGGGCTGGCTGGCCGGGTCGGCGCTCTTGGCGAGGCTCGGCTGCGCCGGCAGCAGCGGGTCGCCCAGGCCCAGCGCAGCGAGGTCGATCTCGCGCTCCGCGACCGCGAGGATCTCGACGCGCGCCTCGGCGCCCAGCGGCAGCTCGATCAGGCGGTTGAGCATTGGCAGGGCCGGCGCCCCGACCACCTGGCTGCGGTAGTAGCCGGGCAAGTCGAGCCGGGTGAAGGCCCCCGCCGGCGTCTCGACGCGCTCGGCGACGAGGCCAGCCAGGGAGAGGCGATAGCGGAGCGCGTCGCCCTCGCGGGCGAGCAGCTCGAGGCGGGTCTCGGCCCCGCCCAGGCGGATCTGTGCGGTCGCGGCCCAAATCGGCGTCGCCAGGCAGAGGAGCAGCAGGCCGATGGCCAGTCCCTTCACGGTCTTCGTCATCGTCATGTCCTTTCGAGGGATGCCCGAGCCACCCGGAGGCGGGTGGAGCCCAACCGTGTCAGTATAGCAAGAATTCGGACGATCGTGTATGAAATCCTGCCGTTCTCGCGCTGGCTGGGCCGCGAAACCCCAGGCCCGATCGCCGCCTCCAAGTTGGCAGACGTAACCGTGCCCAGTGCGCCCCGTAGGCTGCCGCGTCGCGGCGCTCCCCGCCCCGGCGATTCCCCGATACCTCCCCCAGGAGTCCCAGATGCTTCGGATCACCGGATCCCCCGACCGCCGCTGCCTGAGCCTCTTCGCCATCCTCACCGTCTTCCTGCTCGCCGTGCCGCCCCTGGTCAGCGGGTGCAGCCGCGACGGGGACGCTCAGGAGAATGCGGCGGTTGCCGACAGCACGGCGGCCGCCGGCGACAGCGCCGCCGCCCCCGCCAAGAAGGGCGGCTTGCTCGGCCGCTTCCGCCGCGACAAGCAGGATGAGAAGAAGGAAGCGACCCGGGTGCCCGTGGAACTCGCCACGGTCCGTCGTGATGACGTGCCCAGCGTGCTCGGCGCCACCGCCTCCCTCGAGCCCGAGAAGCTGGTCGACATCCAGTCCAAGGCAGCCGGACAGATCCGCGAGCTGCGGGCCGAGGAGGGCGACTGGGTCGAGGCCGGCGCGCTGCTCGCCCGCCTCGACGGCGAGGCCGAGAGCGTCGCCCTGGAGGAGGCCTCCGTGCGGGCCGAGGCCGCCCGCCGCGAGCTGGAGCGCGGCGAGGCGCTGCACGCCGAGCAGGGCATCAGCAACAAGGAACTTCAAGACCTGCGCTTTCGCTGGGAGGAGGCCGAGGCCCAGCGCAAGGCCGCGGCCCTGCGCCTGGAGTACACGCGCATCGTCGCGCCCTTCAGCGGGCGCGTGACCGAACGGCTCGTCTCGCCGGGGCAGCACCTGGTGGCCGGGACGACGCTCTTTCGCCTCGTCGACAGCGATCCCCTGCTCGCCTGCGTCTACCTGCCCGAGAAGCTGGCCGCGCGCATCGCCGTCGGCCAGGCGGTGCGCATTGCGCCCGACACCTCGCCCGACAGCGAGCTGCCGGGCGAGGTGCTGCGCATCGCGCCCATCGTCGACACGCGGACCGGCACCGTGAAGGTGACCTGCCGCGTGCGGGGCGACGAGGCGCTGCTCAGGCCCGGCTCCTTCGTGCGCGTGCAGGTCGAGACGGACCGCCACGCCAACGTGCTCACCCTGCCCAAGCGGGCGCTCGTGCCCGAGGGCGGCGAAACCTACGTCTTCAAGGTCGTGGCCGACAGCGTCGTCAAGGTCGCCATCGAGACGGGCTACGCCAACGGCAAGTCCGTCGAAGTGCTCAGCGGCCTCGTCGAGGGCGAGCGCGTCGTGAGCGTCGGCACGGGCAGCCTCAAGACCGGCAGCAAGATCGAGGAGATCGCCGCGCCCGCTGCCGCCGCCCCCGATTCCGCGCGCGCCCGGGACAAGCAGTCATGAGGCTCGTCACCGGCTCGATGCAGCGGCCGGTCACCGTCTTCATGCTGACCCTGGCCGCGCTGCTCTTCGGCCTCGTCTCCCTCTCGCGGCTGCCGCTCAACCTGCTGCCGGACATCGCCTACCCCACGCTCACCGTGCAGACGCGCTACCCCGACGCCGCGCCGGCCGAGGTCGAGAAGCTGATCACCGAGCCGCTCGAGGAGGCGGTGTCCGTGATTCCCGGCTTGCGCGGCCTGCGCTCGACCTCGCGGCCCGGCGTTTCCGAGATCACCCTCGAGTTCGGCTGGAAGACGGCGATGGACTTCGCCGCCCTCGACGTGCGCGAGAAGCTCGACATGGTACGCCTGCCCGAGGACGCCGAGAGCCCCATCCTCCTGCGCTACGACCCTAACCTCGACCCCATCCTGCGCCTGGGCCTGCACGGCAAGCAGGACCTGGTCACCTTGCGCCACCTCGCCGAGCACCTGCTCAAGAAGGACCTCGAGTCGCTCGAGGGCGTCGCCTCCGTGCACGTGCAGGGCGGCCTCGAGGAGGAGATCCAGGTCGAGGTCGACGAGGGCAAGCTGGCCGCGCTCGGCCTGCCGATCAGCGCCGTCTCCGCCTATCTCGGCGATCAGAACCTGAGCGCCGCCGGCGGCCGCCTGCGCGACCGCGACGCCGAGTTCCTCGTGCGCACGCTGGGCGAGTTCACGAGCGAAGAGGACGTAGCCCGCACGGTCGTCTTCGAGGACGGCCAGCGGTGGGTCACCCTGGCCGACGTGGCCAGCGTGACCCGTGGCTACAAGGAGCGCGAGGTCGTCAGCCACGTGCAGGGCGAGGAAGCGGTCGAGCTGGCGCTCTACAAGGAGGGCAGCGCCAACACCGTACGGGTAGCGGACGTCGTCAAGCGCCGGCTGGCGGGGCTCCGCGAGGAGCTGCCCGAGGGCTGCGAGCTCGCCGTCCTCGCCGATCAGAGCACCTTCATCGAGCAGTCGATCGCCGAAGTGCAGGGCAACGCGATCATCGGCGGCCTGCTCGCCGTGCTCGTGCTCTACCTGTTCCTGAAAGATCGGCGCAGCACCTTCATCATCGCCACGGTGATCCCGATCTCGATCCTCGCCACCTTCTTCGCGATGCAGCAGCTCGGCATCTCGCTGAACATCATGTCGCTGGGCGGACTCGCCCTCGGCGTCGGCATGCTCGTGGACAACGCGATCGTCGTGCTCGACGCGATCAGCCGCCACCGCCAGGCGGGGCGCGGCCTCTGGGACGCGACGCAAGCGGGCGCCGGCGAGGTGGCGCGCGCGGTCACGGCCTCCACGCTGACCACGGTCGCCGTCTTCCTGCCGATCATCTTCGTCGAGGGCATCGCCGGCCAGATCTTCCGCGACCAGGCGCTCACGGTGACGGTCTCGCTGCTCGTCTCGCTGATCGCGGCGCTCACCCTGATCCCCGTGCTCGCCAGCCTCGGCGGCCGCGCGCGCGGCTTCGCGCCGGCGCCGGCGCCGGCCGCCGCGGCGCCCGGTCCTGCCGCCCTGCGCCGACCGCGCGGGCGACTCCGCCGCTGGCTGGGCAAGCCGCTCGTTGCGCTCGCCTGGC
This window of the bacterium genome carries:
- a CDS encoding efflux RND transporter periplasmic adaptor subunit, which codes for MLRITGSPDRRCLSLFAILTVFLLAVPPLVSGCSRDGDAQENAAVADSTAAAGDSAAAPAKKGGLLGRFRRDKQDEKKEATRVPVELATVRRDDVPSVLGATASLEPEKLVDIQSKAAGQIRELRAEEGDWVEAGALLARLDGEAESVALEEASVRAEAARRELERGEALHAEQGISNKELQDLRFRWEEAEAQRKAAALRLEYTRIVAPFSGRVTERLVSPGQHLVAGTTLFRLVDSDPLLACVYLPEKLAARIAVGQAVRIAPDTSPDSELPGEVLRIAPIVDTRTGTVKVTCRVRGDEALLRPGSFVRVQVETDRHANVLTLPKRALVPEGGETYVFKVVADSVVKVAIETGYANGKSVEVLSGLVEGERVVSVGTGSLKTGSKIEEIAAPAAAAPDSARARDKQS